The genomic interval TCCATGGGGGGTGAATTCCTCAAGCTGGACTTCGGTAGCGAAGACGGCGCCTCCAGCGACGGTTATGCCAAGGTCATGTCCGATGAGTTCATCAAGGCCGAGATGGAGCTGTTTGCCCAGCAGGCCAAGGAAGTGGACATCATCATCACCACCGCCCTGATCCCCGGTCGTCCGGCACCCAAGCTGATCACCAAGGAGATGGTCGACAGCATGAAGCCGGGTTCCGTCATCGTGGATCTGGCTGCCGCCACCGGTGGCAACTGTGAATACACTGTGCCGACCGAGCTGTTCGTCACCCCGAACGGCGTCAAGGTGATAGGTTACACCGATCTGCCTGGTCGTCTGCCCGCCCAATCCTCCCAGCTCTACGGTACCAACCTGGTCAACCTGATGAAGCTGATGTGCAAGGAGAAGGACGGCAACGTCGCCATCGACTTCGAAGACGTGGTTCAGCGCAACATGACGGTGATCCAGGCCGGTGAAGTGACCTTCCCGCCCCCCGCCATCTCCGTCTCTGCCGCACCGCAGAAGCCGGCCGCCGCCAAACCGGCAGCCAAGAAAGAAGAGGCCAAGCCCTCCAACAAGAAGTTCGTGTTCGGTGCCCTCGGCATCGCCGCCTTCGGTTGGGTGGCTGCGGTGGCACCTGCCGCCTTCCTCTCCCACTTCACCGTCTTCATCCTGGCCTGCGTGGTCGGTTACTACGTGGTGTGGAACGTCTCTCACGCCCTGCACACGCCGCTGATGTCGGTCACCAATGCCATCTCCGGCATCATCGTGGTCGGTGCCCTGCTGCAGATTGGGCAAGGGTCGACCCTGGTCACCGTATTGGCCTTTATCGCCGTGCTGATTGCCAGTATCAACATCTTCGGTGGCTTCACCGTCACTCAGCGCATGCTGAAGATGTTCCGTAAGGATTAAGGGGGTTTAACGTGTCTCAAGGACTGGTAACAGCATCCTATATCGTTGCCGCCGTGCTCTTCATCCTCAGTCTCGCGGGACTGTCGAAGCAAGAAACGGCCAAGCATGGCAACCTGTTCGGTATCGCGGGGATGGCCATCGCCCTGCTCGCGACCGTCTTCAACCCGGAAACCAGTGGCGTGCACTGGATCATCCTGGCCATGGTCATCGGTGGCGCCATCGGCGTGCGTCTGGCGCTCAAGGTCGAGATGACCGAGATGCCCGAGCTGGTGGCCGTGCTGCACAGCTTCGTGGGCATGGCGGCGGTGCTGGTGGGCTTCAACAGCTTCATCGACTTGCACCCCTCCGCACCCGCTGAGGTCGTCGTCTCCGTCGGCTCCAACCTGGATGCGACCCTGGCTGCGGCCCGGGCGGCGTTCGAGCAGGCGGCCAGCGTCGCCCAGGTCGAGCACCTGTCCGGCGCCATGCTGAACATCCACCTGGTGGAAGTGTTCCTGGGTGTCTTCATCGGTGCCGTGACCTTCACCGGTTCCGTAGTGGCGTTCGGCAAGTTGCGCGGCCTCATCTCTTCCAAGCCGCTGATGCTGCCGCACCGCCACAAGCTGAACCTGCTGGCCGTGGTGGTCTCCCTGGCGCTGATGATCCACTTCGTCAACGCCGGTGGCTCCACCTTCGCACTGCTGCTGATGACCCTGATCGCCTTCGCCTTCGGCTGGCACCTGGTCGCCTCCATCGGCGGTGCCGACATGCCGGTAGTGGTCTCCATGCTGAACTCCTACTCCGGTTGGGCGGCGGCGGCGGCGGGCTTCATGCTCTCCAACGACCTGCTGATCGTGGTGGGTGCCCTGGTGGGTTCCTCTGGTGCCATCCTCTCTTACATCATGTGCAAGGCGATGAACCGCTCCTTCATCTCCGTCATCGCCGGTGGCTTCGGCTCCGACGGTGTGGCCTCCACGGCCGATCAAGAGATGGGCGAATACCGCGAGACCAACGCCGAAGACGTGGCCGACATGCTGAAGAACGCCAGCTCCGTCATCATCACCCCGGGCTACGGCATGGCGGTGGCGCAGGCCCAGTACCCGGTTGCCGAGATCACCCACAAGCTGCGCGAGCGCGGCGTCAAGGTGCGCTTCGGTATCCACCCGGTTGCCGGTCGTCTGCCTGGTCACATGAACGTGCTGCTGGCGGAAGCCAAGGTCCCCTACGACATAGTTCTGGAAATGGACGAGATCAACGAGGACTTCAGCGATACCGACGTGGTGCTGGTGATAGGTGCGAACGACACCGTCAACCCGGCCGCCATGGAAGATCCGGGCAGCCCCATCGCCGGCATGCCGGTGCTGGAAGTGTGGAAGGCGCAGAACGTCATCGGCTTCAAGCGCTCCATGAACACTGGCTACGCCGGTGTCCAGAACCCGCTGTTCTTCAAGGAGAACACCCAGATGCTGTTTGGCGATGCCAAGGCCAGCGTCGAGGCCATCCTGAAGGCGCTCTAAGCGTCGATGGGATGAGACAAGAGGAGGCTTCGGCCTCCTTTTTTATTGCCCGCTTTTCAGGGGGGGGGCGGGCAAGACATTGATGACAAAGGGCCTTGGCCGGATGGGGGGATCCGTTGCCAGCGGCAGGGCAGCAATCCGGTGACGTTGCCCCCGCTGGAAGGCATAATGGCGGCAAAAGGCGAGGGGGCTCAATTTTATTTGAGGCTCACGCCACTAGAATCAAATAAAGTGACATGGACGGGGTGGCCCGGCGGGCGGCCCTCCAGATTGAACCCATACCCCCATACGATGCCTGCGGCACAGTGAACCAGAGAAACCACAGATGAAAGCACAATGGACCGACTTTATTACTCTGCTCAAGCGTGAAGTGGTGCCGGCCCTGGGCTGCACCGAACCCATGTCGGTGGCGCTGGCCGCCGCCAACTGCCGCAAGCTGCTGGGGCAGGATCCGACCCGCATCAGCGTCTGGGTCAGCGGTAATCTGTTCAAGAATGGCATGGGGGTCGGGGTACCCGGCACCGGCATGATAGGCCTGCCGGTCGCCGCCGCCGTCGGCATCACGGGGGGCAACCCGGATGCGGGGCTGGAGGTGCTCAAGACTCTGACCCCGGAGCAGGTGGACGCCGCCAAGGCGCTGCTGCCCATCATCAAGGTGGACGTGAAGGATGTGCCTGACGTGCTCTACGCCGAGGTGCTGGCCGAGGCTGAGGGTCACAGCGCCCGGGTGGTGATCTGCACGGATCACACCCGCATAGTGCTGCTGGAGAAGGATGGCGAGGTGCTGATGGAGCAGGACAGTGCCCCCGGGGTGCAGATCCAGCCCGCGAAATCCGACAAGCCCACCATGACGCTACGGGAGATTGTGGCCTTCGCCCTGGAGGCGCCACTGACCGAGATCGACTTCATCCGCGAGGCCGCCACCATGAACCAGGCACTGGCAGATGAAGGCCTGCAGGGCTATGGCCTGCGCATCGGCAAGATCCTCACCGAGCAGGTGGAGCGCAAGCTGCTCTCGGACGATCTGATGACGCTGGCCATGCGGTTGTCCTCCGCCGCCTCCGATGCGCGCATGGACGGCGCCATGTTGCCCGCCATGTCCAACTCGGGCTCGGGCAACCAGGGCATCGCCGCCACCATGCCGGTGGTGGCCGCCGCCCGCTTCCTCAAGGCCGATGACGAACAACTGGCCCGGGCACTGGTGATGAGCCACCTGGTGGCCATCTACATCAAGGCCTACCAGAACAAGCTGTCGGCCCTGTGCGCCGCCAGCACCGCCGCCATGGGTTCGGGCGCCGCCATCACCTGGCTGCTGGGTGGCCAGTTCGAGCAGATCAGCCACTGCATCAACAACATGATTGGCGACGTCTCCGGCATCATCTGCGACGGTGCCGGCAGCGCCTGCTCCATGAAGGTTTCCACTTCCACCTCGGCGGCGGTCAAGTCGTCGCTGATGGCCATCAACAACCTGCACGTGCCCCAGAGCGAGGGCATCGTCTCCGACGACGTGGACCAGACCATAGCGAACCTGGGCCGCCTCTCGAAACAGGGGATGCTGGACACCGACATAGAGATCATCAACATCATGCGGGCCAAGCAACAAGGCAAGGCCGGCTGATGAGGGGGGCGGCACTGGCCGCCCCCGGTTTTTACAGCCATTGACGTCACCCCGAACGGGGGGGCGTGCCGCCACGATGCGGCGAGTTTCGGGGCGAGGCGCAGGGTGCGCCCGCCCATCCATCTCGGGCCTCGCCCGTTTATTTTTGGGGAATATCATGACTCTTAGCGTTATCGGTAATCTGGCCATCCTGGTCATGTTGCTGCTGTTTCTCTACCGCTTGCAGCAGACCCACGTCAGCTTCACCCGCCGGGTCTTCTCGGGGCTGGGGCTGGGGGTCCTGTTCGGCTGGGCCTTGCAACTGCTGTACGGCGTCGGCTCCGAGGTGCTGGTCCAGACCGGCGACTACCTGGATCTGGTCGGCAGCGGCTATGTGAAGCTGCTGCAGATGATCATCATCCCGCTCATCATGGTCTCCATCATAGGCGCCATCCTCAAGCTGAGCGGCGGCACGGCGCTCGGCAAGATCAGCGCCCTGACCATAGGGGTGCTGATCTTCACCACCATGATCGCCGCCGGGGCGGGGATACTGATGTCCAACCTGTTCGGCCTGAGTGCTGAGGGGCTGGTTGCCGGCGCCGCCGAGACGGCCCGTGGCGCGGCCCTGCAGACCAGCCTCGGCAGCGTCGAGAGCATGTCCCTCCCCAAGATGGTGCTGGAGTTCATCCCGGCCAACCCCTTCCTCGACATGACGGGGGCACGCAAGACCTCCACCATAGCCGTGGTGATCTTCTCCATCTTCATCGGCCTGTCCGCCACCGGCATCGCCCGCAAGCAGCCCGAGATCTTCGCCAGCTTCGAGCGTTTCATGGGGGTCGCCCACGCCATCGTCATGCGGATGGTGACCCTGGTGCTGCGCCTCACCCCCTATGGCGTGCTGGCGCTGATGGCCAAGGTGGTGTCCGGCTCCAACTATGCGGACATCATCAACCTGCTGAACTTCGTGCTGGCCTCTTACGGCGCCATCGCCATCATGTTCCTGGTGCACCTGCTGCTGGTGAGCCTGGTGGGCATCAACCCGCTGCGCTTCCTCAAGAAGATCATGCCGGTGCTGGCCTTCGCCTTCACCTCGCGCACCAGTGCGGGATCCATCCCGATGAACGTGCAGACCCAGACCCGGGCCCTCGGCATCCCGGCGGGCATCGCCAACTTCGCCGCCTCCTTCGGCGCCACCATTGGCCAGAACGGCTGCGCCGGCATCTACCCGGCCATGCTGGCGGTGATGATAGCCCCGACCGTGGGGGTCAATCCTCTGGATCCCGGCTTCATCATGACGCTCATCGCCATCATCACCGTCAGCTCTTTCGGGGTGGCCGGTGTGGGGGGCGGCGCCACCTTTGCGGCGCTGATCGTGCTCTCCGCCCTGGACTTCCCGGTGGCCCTGGCGGGGCTGCTCATCTCCATCGAGCCCCTCATCGACATGGGCCGCACCGCCCTCAACGTCTCAGGATCCATCACCGCCGGCACCCTCACCAGCCGGTTGATGGGGCAGACCGACATGGCGGTCTTCAACGGCGACGCCGAGGTAAGCCTGGACGGGGAAGAGTCCGCGGTCTGACCGGATCTTATCTTCTGATTTGTTTATGAAAAGGGGAGGCGAGGCCTCCCCTGTCGTGACTGGAGTCAAGCTATGCGTATTGTGATCATCGGTGGCGAGGCCGCCGGCATGAGTGCGGCGGCCAAGGCGCGCCGTCTGGCCAAGGATGCCGATATTGTGGTCTATGAGGCCTCAGAGGTGATCTCCTTCGGGGCCTGCGGTCTGCCCTACTTCGTGGGGGACGATTTCCAGGAGCCTGGCTACATGGCCGAGTTCACCCCCGAGCAGTTCGCCGCCAAGGGGATAGAGGTGAAGACTGGCCACAGGGTGCTGAGCCTCGATGCGACTGCCCAGACCCTGCGGGTGGAGCACAAGGGCGACAGTTTCACCGATAGCTACGATCGGCTGATGATCGCCACAGGTGCCCGCGAACAGATGCCTCCCATCCCCGGCTTGCAGCAGCAAGGGGTGTTCGGCCTGCGCCGCATGAGCGATGGGATGGCACTGAAGGCGGCGGTGCAGGATCCGTGCAACAAGAAGGCGGTGGTGATCGGCTCCGGCTTTATCGGGCTGGAGGTGGTCGAGGCCCTGGTCCACCAGGGCAAGGAGGTGCGCCTCATCGAGTTGGCGGACAGGGTCATCCCCGATGCCTTCGACTCGGAGATCACCCAGCACATCGAGACCGAGCTGCGCGAGCAGGGGGTCTCTCTGCATCTGGGTGAGCGCGTCCAAGCCTTGCTGGGGGAGGGCCAGGTCAGTGGCGTGCGTACCGACCAGGGTGAGTACGAGGCCGATATAGTGGTGGTCTGCACCGGGGTCAGGCCCAACACCGAGTTCCTGGCCGATACCGGCATAGAGCGGCTCGGCAATGGCGCCATCAAGGTCGACCGTCAGGGCCGCACCTCGCTGCCCAATGTCTGGTCGGCGGGGGATTGTGCCAGCGTCTGGCACAGCGTCAAGCAGCAGCAGGTCTATGTGCCGCTCGCCACCATCGCCAACAAGCTGGGGCGCATGGTGGGGGAGAACCTGGCGGGGGCCGAGCAGATGTTCCCGGGCACGCTGGGCTCCGCGGCGCTCAAGGTGCTGGGGCTGGAGGCGGGTCGGACCGGGCTTTCTGAGAAAGAGGCCCAACAATTGGGCCTCGACTATCGCACCGCCGTCATCAAGGACAAGTGCCACACCAACTACTGCCCGGGCCAGTCAGACATCCACGTCAAGCTGGTCTATGAGGCGGGCAGCAAGCGGCTGCTGGGAGGGCAGATCCTGGGTCGCAAGGGGGCGGTACACCGCATCGACGCCCTGGCGGTGGCCATCACCATGGGGGTGACCACGGATCAGCTCGGCATGCTGGACTTCGCCTACGCACCGCCCTTCTCCCGCACCTGGGATGTGCTCAACGTGGCGGGCAATGTAGCCAAGTAGCCGGACGCTCATGGCGGCACCTGCCCATGGGCTCTTTTCCCTGACGTGGAATGTGCTCAACATGGCCAAGCAGGGCAGGCATCCCGGGGCGTCAGTCATGGCGCCCGGATAGCGCCCATAAAAAAACCGATGCCTTGGCATCGGTTTTTTGTTCCCGTCATGCTCAGCCGCGGCCGAGGCGATTGTCCGGGTAGTTCTTGGCCAGCACCTCGCGGGCGTGGCGGGCCAGGGTCGGCATCTTCAGGGTATCGTAGGCGTTGACCATGATCTCCAGTGCCTTCTCGGTCTCGACGGTGTCGGGATAGGTTTCGACTACCAGCTTGGCGCGGTTGGCAGCGGCGATCAGCGCATCACGCTTCACGTAATACTCGGCCACCCCAAGATCGTAGCGGGCGAGGCGGGTCTTCAGACCGACCATGCGGGCTCGGGCATCGGCCGCGTAGCTGCTGTTGGGGTAATTCTGCAGCAGGGTCTTGAAGTCCTGGAAGGCCTGACGGGCGTAGGAGGGGTCCTTGTCGTCCCGATCGATGCCCAGGAAGTCCTGGAAGAAGTTGTAATCTGCCGCCATGTTGGTCAGACCGCGCATGTAGAACACGTAATCGATGTTCTTGTGCGCCGGATTGAGACGGATGAAACGGTCGATATTGGCGATCGCCTGGGCGGTATCATCCTGCTTGTAGTAGGCGTAGATGAGGTCGAGCTGCACCTGGTTGGAGTAGGCACCGAACGGGTAACGAGAGTCCAGGGCTTCCAGCAACTCGATGGCATTCAGGTAGTTGCCTGTGTCCAGTTTGAGGCGGGCTTTCTGGTACAGAACTTCCGGCGGTTCGTCGGGAACCTTGGGTTTGGTGCTGGAACAGCCAGTGATCAGCGTAGCGACCAAGGCGAGCGACATCAGCAGGCGAGACTTCTTTCCCATCAACAACATCCGGTCCATTTCCACGAAATTGGCAAAGTATCCGTTATGCTTGGCTAAAAGAAAAGCTAGAATACCCGGATTATTTCGAATTGATACCCCCGCTCAAGAGACCATACATGAGCCAGCATATTGAACTGACAGGCGAATTTCAGGATCACCAATTCGGGCAGCGACTCGACCAGGCCCTGGCCGAATTGTTTCCAGACTACTCCAGAACCCGCATCAAGGAGTGGATTTTACAGGACAGAGTGACCCTGGACGGTCAGGTTGCCAATACCCCGCGCGAGAAAGTGGTGGCCGGGCAGCAGGTACATGTAGATGTCGAGTTGGAAGATGACACTCGCTGGGATGCCCAGAACATCGACCTCAACATCGTCTATGAAGATGAACACATTCTGGTGATCGACAAGCCGGCCGGTCTGGTGGTTCACCCGGGCGCCGGCACGCCGGACGGCACCATACTCAACGCCCTGCTGCACCGTTACCCCGGCATCGCCGAGGTGCCCCGTGCCGGCATAGTGCACCGTCTGGATAAAGACACCACTGGTCTGATGGTGGTTGCCAAGACGATCCCGGCCCAGACCCATCTGGTGGAAGCGCTGCAGGCGCGTCAGATCACCCGTGAGTACGAAGCCGTCGCCATAGGTCACATGACCGCAGGCGGCACTGTGGATGCCCCCATCGGTCGTCACCCGACCCAGCGTACCCACATGGCCGTGGTGCCCAATGGCCGTCCTTCCGTGACCCATTACCGGGTGCACGAGAAGTTCCGTGGCCACACCCGTCTGCGTCTGCGTCTGGAAACCGGTCGTACCCACCAGATCCGTGTCCACATGGCTCACATCAAGCATCCGCTGGTGGGGGATCCCGCTTACGGTGGCCGTCTGCGTCTGCTGCGCAACGCGACTCCGGAGCTGACACTGGCCCTGCGCAACTTCAACCGCCAGGCGCTGCACGCCACCATGCTGAAGCTGGCTCACCCCATCACCGGCGAAGTCATGGAGTGGCACTCTGCCACGCCGCAAGACATGCTGGATCTGATGGAAGTGCTGCGGGCTGATACCCTGGCCAACCCGGACGATTTGGTCTGGAGCTGATGCAATAGGGCCTGCGTCGGTTTCTGCCGCCGTCCGGCCCAAGAGATGCCAAACGGGGTTCCCTTTCAGGAGCCCCGTTTTTATATCCGTGAATGGAAGGAGTCACAGATGAACTGGATTGAACCTGACTGGCCCGCTCCTGGCAATGTCAGGGCCCTGTCGACCACCCGGGATGGTGGCCTGAGCGAAGGGGTCTTCGCCGGTCTCAACCTGGGGGCCCACGTGGGGGATGAGCCGGCACGGGTCGAGGCCAACCGTGCCCGCCTGCAACTGGCGGCGCAGATCCCCGGGCCCCTCAACTGGCTCAATCAGGTGCACGGCATCGCCGTCCACCCCGTCAGCAACGAATACGACGGGGCACCGGATGCCGATGCGGCCTGCGCCCAGCAAGCCGGGCAGGCCTGCATAGTAATGACAGCCGACTGCCTGCCGGTGCTGTTCTGCGACCGAGCAGGCACAGTGGTGGCTGCCGCTCACGCCGGTTGGCGTGGGCTTCATAGCGGGGTACTGGAAGCCAGTATCGCCGCCATGGGCTGCGAGCCGGGGGAGATCCTGGCCTGGCTCGGTCCCGCCATAGGCCCACAAGCCTTTGAAGTGGGAGGTGAGGTGCGTGATGCCTTTATGGCGGAGCAGGCCGAGGCGGTCGCCGCTTTCGTGCCTTCAGCCAGCGAGGGGAAATGGCTGGCGGATATCTACCAGCTGGCCCGGCTGCGACTGGCGAGAGCCGGCGTGAGCGCCATTTATGGCGGCGAATTCTGCACCTTCGGCGACGGCGAGCAGTTTTACTCCTATCGCCGCGACGGCCAGACCGGCCGCATGGTCTCCATCATCTGGTTGGCCCGCTAAGTAATCACCCGCCCCTCTCAAGACCAAATCCGCGCGAGAGGGGCGGGCATCCTGCCTTCTCCCCGCTTTGCAGAAAAAATAACCAGCCCCAACCCTTGAAATAACCCGTACGGGCCTCATCTACCTTGTCAGAAGATCATGTTGTTTGCCGCGCAAGCGGCGTGTCTGTTTCAAAGGGGGAGTGCAATGCGCCTCGATCGCCTGACCAGCAAATTCCAAGTCGCTATTTCCGATGCCCAGTCTCTCGCACTGGGTCGTGACCACCAATTCATCGAACCCGTCCACCTGATGACAGCCCTGCTCAATCAGGACGGCGGCTCCATCCGCCCGCTGCTGACCCTGACCGGGATGGACATCAATGCCCTGCGCTCCCGTCTCGGCGAGGAGCTTGACCGCCTGCCCAAGGTGAGCGGCGTCGAAGGGGATGTGCAACTTTCCAACGGCCTGGGTCGTCTGCTCAACGTCTGTGACAAGCTGGCCCAGCAGCGCAAGGATCAGTTCATCTCGTCCGAGCTGTTCGTGCTGGCGGCTCTCGACGAGAAGGGCAATCTGGGGGAGCTGCTGCGCGCCCAGGGCCTGACCAAGGAAAAACTCGAGCAGGCCATCGACAAGGTGCGTGGTGGCAAGAAGGTGGATGATGCCAACGCCGAGGAGAACCGCCAGGCGCTGGAGAAATACACCATCGATCTCACCGAGCGGGCCGAACTCGGCAAGCTCGACCCCGTCATCGGGCGGGATGAAGAGATCCGCCGCACCATCCAGGTGTTGCAGCGCCGTACCAAGAACAACCCCGTGCTGATAGGGGCCCCCGGTGTGGGCAAGACCGCCATCGTTGAGGGGCTGGCCCAGCGCATCATCAACGGTGAGGTGCCGGAGGGGCTCAAGAACAAGCGGGTGTTGTCGCTCGACATGGGGGCCCTGGTGGCCGGCGCCAAGTATCGCGGCGAGTTCGAGGAGCGGCTCAAGGCGGTGCTGAGCGATCTCGCCAAGGAGGAGGGCAACGTCATCCTCTTCGTGGACGAGCTGCACACCATGGTCGGCGCCGGCAAGGGCGAGGGGGCCATGGACGCGGGCAACATGCTCAAACCCGCCCTGGCGCGCGGTGAGCTGCACTGCGTCGGTGCCACTACCCTCGATGAGTATCGTCAGTACGTGGAGAAGGACGCCGCCCTCGAGCGCCGCTTCCAGAAGGTGCTGGTGGAGGAGCCCTCGGTGGAGGACACCATCGCCATACTGCGCGGCCTGAAGGAGCGCTACGAGCTGCACCACCATGTGCAGATCACCGATCCCGCCATAGTCGCGGCGGCCCAGCTGTCCCACCGCTACATCGCGGATCGCCAGCTGCCGGACAAGGCCATCGATCTCATCGACGAGGCGGCGGCCAGCATCCGGCTGCAGATCGACTCCAAGCCGGAGTCCCTGGACCGGCTCGAGCGGCGCATCATCCAGCTCAAGCTGGAGCAGCAGGCGCTGATGAAGGAGGACGACGACGCCAGCCGCAAGCGCCTCGATTTGCTGAACCATGAGCTCGGCGAGAAGGAGCGGGAATACAACGAGCTGGAAGAGGTGTGGAAGGCCGAGAAGGCCGCCCTGGCCGGTACCCAGCACATCAAGGCAGCGCTGGAGCAGGCCCGTCAGGATCTCGAGGTGGCGCGTCGCGCAGGGGACTTGGCCCGCATGTCCGAGCTGCAGTACGGCCGCATCCCGGAGCTCGAGAAACAGCTGGATCTCGCCACCCAGGCGGAGATGCAGGAGACCAGCCTGCTGCGCAACAGAGTCACCGACGTGGAGATCGCAGACGTGCTGGCGCGCTGGACCGGGATCCCGGTGGCGCGGATGCTGGAAGGGGAGCGGGACAAGCTGCTGCGGATGGAAGAGCAGCTGCACAGTCGGGTGATCGGCCAGGAAGAGGCGGTGGACGCCGTCTCCAACGCCATCCGCCGCTCCCGTGCCGGGCTGTCCGATCCGAACCGCCCCATCGGCTCCTTCCTGTTCCTCGGTCCCACCGGGGTGGGCAAGACCGAGCTGTGCAAGGCGCTGGCGGAGTTCCTGTTCGATACCCAGGACGCCATGGTGCGCATCGACATGTCCGAGTTCATGGAGAAGCACAGCGTGGCGCGGCTGGTGGGGGCACCTCCGGGATACGTGGGCTACGAAGAGGGGGGTTATCTCACCGAGGCGGTACGCCGTCGCCCCTACTCGGTGATCCTGCTGGACGAGGTGGAGAAGGCGCACCCGGATGTGTTCAACATCCTGCTGCAGGTGCTGGACGACGGTCGCCTGACCGATGGTCAGGGCCGCACCGTCGATTT from Aeromonas rivipollensis carries:
- the pntA gene encoding Re/Si-specific NAD(P)(+) transhydrogenase subunit alpha; its protein translation is MQIGIPRESLAGETRVAATPATVEQLKKLGFEVAIEAGAGQLASFDDAAFEAAGASVVPSVWQADLIFKVNAPTDAEIAQIKDGATLVSFIWPAQNPELVKKLSERNINVMAMDMVPRISRAQSLDALSSMANIGGYRAVVEAAHQFGRFFTGQITAAGKVPPAKVLVIGAGVAGLAAIGTAGSLGAIVRAFDTRLEVAEQIESMGGEFLKLDFGSEDGASSDGYAKVMSDEFIKAEMELFAQQAKEVDIIITTALIPGRPAPKLITKEMVDSMKPGSVIVDLAAATGGNCEYTVPTELFVTPNGVKVIGYTDLPGRLPAQSSQLYGTNLVNLMKLMCKEKDGNVAIDFEDVVQRNMTVIQAGEVTFPPPAISVSAAPQKPAAAKPAAKKEEAKPSNKKFVFGALGIAAFGWVAAVAPAAFLSHFTVFILACVVGYYVVWNVSHALHTPLMSVTNAISGIIVVGALLQIGQGSTLVTVLAFIAVLIASINIFGGFTVTQRMLKMFRKD
- the pntB gene encoding Re/Si-specific NAD(P)(+) transhydrogenase subunit beta — protein: MSQGLVTASYIVAAVLFILSLAGLSKQETAKHGNLFGIAGMAIALLATVFNPETSGVHWIILAMVIGGAIGVRLALKVEMTEMPELVAVLHSFVGMAAVLVGFNSFIDLHPSAPAEVVVSVGSNLDATLAAARAAFEQAASVAQVEHLSGAMLNIHLVEVFLGVFIGAVTFTGSVVAFGKLRGLISSKPLMLPHRHKLNLLAVVVSLALMIHFVNAGGSTFALLLMTLIAFAFGWHLVASIGGADMPVVVSMLNSYSGWAAAAAGFMLSNDLLIVVGALVGSSGAILSYIMCKAMNRSFISVIAGGFGSDGVASTADQEMGEYRETNAEDVADMLKNASSVIITPGYGMAVAQAQYPVAEITHKLRERGVKVRFGIHPVAGRLPGHMNVLLAEAKVPYDIVLEMDEINEDFSDTDVVLVIGANDTVNPAAMEDPGSPIAGMPVLEVWKAQNVIGFKRSMNTGYAGVQNPLFFKENTQMLFGDAKASVEAILKAL
- a CDS encoding serine dehydratase subunit alpha family protein gives rise to the protein MKAQWTDFITLLKREVVPALGCTEPMSVALAAANCRKLLGQDPTRISVWVSGNLFKNGMGVGVPGTGMIGLPVAAAVGITGGNPDAGLEVLKTLTPEQVDAAKALLPIIKVDVKDVPDVLYAEVLAEAEGHSARVVICTDHTRIVLLEKDGEVLMEQDSAPGVQIQPAKSDKPTMTLREIVAFALEAPLTEIDFIREAATMNQALADEGLQGYGLRIGKILTEQVERKLLSDDLMTLAMRLSSAASDARMDGAMLPAMSNSGSGNQGIAATMPVVAAARFLKADDEQLARALVMSHLVAIYIKAYQNKLSALCAASTAAMGSGAAITWLLGGQFEQISHCINNMIGDVSGIICDGAGSACSMKVSTSTSAAVKSSLMAINNLHVPQSEGIVSDDVDQTIANLGRLSKQGMLDTDIEIINIMRAKQQGKAG
- a CDS encoding L-cystine transporter; this encodes MTLSVIGNLAILVMLLLFLYRLQQTHVSFTRRVFSGLGLGVLFGWALQLLYGVGSEVLVQTGDYLDLVGSGYVKLLQMIIIPLIMVSIIGAILKLSGGTALGKISALTIGVLIFTTMIAAGAGILMSNLFGLSAEGLVAGAAETARGAALQTSLGSVESMSLPKMVLEFIPANPFLDMTGARKTSTIAVVIFSIFIGLSATGIARKQPEIFASFERFMGVAHAIVMRMVTLVLRLTPYGVLALMAKVVSGSNYADIINLLNFVLASYGAIAIMFLVHLLLVSLVGINPLRFLKKIMPVLAFAFTSRTSAGSIPMNVQTQTRALGIPAGIANFAASFGATIGQNGCAGIYPAMLAVMIAPTVGVNPLDPGFIMTLIAIITVSSFGVAGVGGGATFAALIVLSALDFPVALAGLLISIEPLIDMGRTALNVSGSITAGTLTSRLMGQTDMAVFNGDAEVSLDGEESAV
- a CDS encoding CoA-disulfide reductase; this translates as MRIVIIGGEAAGMSAAAKARRLAKDADIVVYEASEVISFGACGLPYFVGDDFQEPGYMAEFTPEQFAAKGIEVKTGHRVLSLDATAQTLRVEHKGDSFTDSYDRLMIATGAREQMPPIPGLQQQGVFGLRRMSDGMALKAAVQDPCNKKAVVIGSGFIGLEVVEALVHQGKEVRLIELADRVIPDAFDSEITQHIETELREQGVSLHLGERVQALLGEGQVSGVRTDQGEYEADIVVVCTGVRPNTEFLADTGIERLGNGAIKVDRQGRTSLPNVWSAGDCASVWHSVKQQQVYVPLATIANKLGRMVGENLAGAEQMFPGTLGSAALKVLGLEAGRTGLSEKEAQQLGLDYRTAVIKDKCHTNYCPGQSDIHVKLVYEAGSKRLLGGQILGRKGAVHRIDALAVAITMGVTTDQLGMLDFAYAPPFSRTWDVLNVAGNVAK
- a CDS encoding outer membrane protein assembly factor BamD → MGKKSRLLMSLALVATLITGCSSTKPKVPDEPPEVLYQKARLKLDTGNYLNAIELLEALDSRYPFGAYSNQVQLDLIYAYYKQDDTAQAIANIDRFIRLNPAHKNIDYVFYMRGLTNMAADYNFFQDFLGIDRDDKDPSYARQAFQDFKTLLQNYPNSSYAADARARMVGLKTRLARYDLGVAEYYVKRDALIAAANRAKLVVETYPDTVETEKALEIMVNAYDTLKMPTLARHAREVLAKNYPDNRLGRG
- the rluD gene encoding 23S rRNA pseudouridine(1911/1915/1917) synthase RluD, with translation MSQHIELTGEFQDHQFGQRLDQALAELFPDYSRTRIKEWILQDRVTLDGQVANTPREKVVAGQQVHVDVELEDDTRWDAQNIDLNIVYEDEHILVIDKPAGLVVHPGAGTPDGTILNALLHRYPGIAEVPRAGIVHRLDKDTTGLMVVAKTIPAQTHLVEALQARQITREYEAVAIGHMTAGGTVDAPIGRHPTQRTHMAVVPNGRPSVTHYRVHEKFRGHTRLRLRLETGRTHQIRVHMAHIKHPLVGDPAYGGRLRLLRNATPELTLALRNFNRQALHATMLKLAHPITGEVMEWHSATPQDMLDLMEVLRADTLANPDDLVWS
- the pgeF gene encoding peptidoglycan editing factor PgeF — protein: MNWIEPDWPAPGNVRALSTTRDGGLSEGVFAGLNLGAHVGDEPARVEANRARLQLAAQIPGPLNWLNQVHGIAVHPVSNEYDGAPDADAACAQQAGQACIVMTADCLPVLFCDRAGTVVAAAHAGWRGLHSGVLEASIAAMGCEPGEILAWLGPAIGPQAFEVGGEVRDAFMAEQAEAVAAFVPSASEGKWLADIYQLARLRLARAGVSAIYGGEFCTFGDGEQFYSYRRDGQTGRMVSIIWLAR